A window from Sebastes fasciatus isolate fSebFas1 chromosome 22, fSebFas1.pri, whole genome shotgun sequence encodes these proteins:
- the LOC141761287 gene encoding uncharacterized protein LOC141761287, whose protein sequence is MSSVESLREFVNERLTAAAEEIFRVLEKTIVEQEEEIDRQRRLLDIVLKPEIKLHRRELPQQHVCKEEEVPVDQQLCIQERNSSLDQEDPDPPQIKEEQEVLCTSQEGEQLVLKQETDSFMLSPTHEEADHSEDQTLYLNAAEKESVVNMPVITSVVSVPNSDHQLFSHISREAESQDQRGGEHGDSGSTRDAEPKSQKKHRKSRSHSNNVNNSNLLEIHRTTNTGKQSFSCDTCGKEFKYNFKLKIHMRTHTGEKPFTCKTCGKDFRLNGDLTVHMRTHTGEKPYSCKTCEKRFTRASSLKTHIKTHTGEKPFTCKTCGKDFRLNGDLTVHMRTHTGEKPYSCKTCEKIFTQASSLKSHIRTHTGEKPFTCKTCGKDFIRNRELAVHMRTHTGEKPFICKTCGKRFGHVTSLKTHMGTHTGEKPFTCKTCGKDFICNRELTVHMRVHTGEKPYTCKTCGKAFIQSSELTVHMRTHTGEKPYSCKTCGKAFRRNCSLLVHMRTHTGEKPFICKTCGKDFGHNSSLMVHMRTHTELPQQHVCKEEEVPVDQQLCIQERNSSLDQEDPDPPQIKEEQEVLCTSQEGEQLVLKQETDSFMLTPTHEEADHSEANSDHQLFSHISHEAESQDQRGSEHGDSGSTRDAEPKSQKRHCKSRSHSNNVNNSNLLEIHRTTNTGKQSFSCDTCGKEFKFKLKLQRHMRTHTGEKPFVCKTCGKRFSHITSLKIHIRTHTGEKPFTCKTCGKDFMRKGSLKAHMRTHTGEKPYTCKTCGKAFIQSSELTSHIRTHTGEKPFTCKTCGKDFGSNSNFLVHMRIHTGEKPFTCKTCGKDFKQNRDLTVHMRTHTGEKPYSCKTCGKDFMRNVELTVHMRTHTGEKPYSCKTCGKKYIRKSTLKSHIRTHTGERPYSCKTCGKAFGRNSSLLVHMRVHTGEKPYSCKTCGKAFRLNGKLTP, encoded by the exons ATGTCTTCAGTTGAGTCTTTGAGAGAGTTTGTTAACGagcgactaactgctgctgctgaagaaatattcagagttttagagaaaactatcgtcgagcaggaggaagagatcgATCGTCAGCGCAGACTGTTGGATATCGTGTTGAAACCCGAGAtcaagttacacaggagag agctcccacagcaacatgtctgtaaggaggaggaggttcccgttgaccagcagctctgtattcaggagaggaactccagtctggaccaagaggacccagatcctccacagattaaagaggaacaggaggtactctgcaccagtcaggagggagagcagcttgtactgaagcaggagactgatTCCTTTATGTTGTCTCCTACTCATGAGGAAGCTGACCACAGTGAAGATCAGACTCTTTACTTGaatgctgcagagaaagagTCTGTTGTCAACATGCCAGTTATAACCTCTGTGGTATCGGTACCAAACAGTGACCACCAGCTCTTCTCTCACATCTCTCGTGAAGCTGAGAGCCAAGATCAGAGAGGAGGCGAGCAtggagactcaggatcaactagagatgcagagccgaaatcacagaaaaaacatcgcaaaagcagaagtcacaGTAACAATGTAAACAACTCTAACTTGTTAGAGATTCACCGTACCACtaacacaggtaaacagtctttcagctgtgacacatgtgggaaagaatttaagtataattttaaattgaagatacacatgagaacccacacag gtgagaaaccgtttacttgtaaaacatgtgggaaagatttcagacTTAATGGTGatttgacagtccacatgagaactcacacaggcgagaagccatattcttgcaaaacatgtgagaaaAGATTCACTCGGGCATCATCATTGAAGACTCATATAAAaacccacactggtgagaaaccgtttacttgtaaaacatgtgggaaagatttcagacTTAATGGTGATTTGACAGTTcacatgagaactcacacaggcgagaagccatattcttgcaaaacatgtgagaaaATATTCACTCAGGCATCATCATTGAAGAGTCATataagaacccacacaggtgagaaaccgtttacttgtaaaacatgtgggaaagatttcatcCGTAATAGAGAATTGGCAGTCCATATGAGAACccatacaggtgagaagccgttcatttgcaaaacatgtgggaaaagattcgGTCACGTAACATCATTGAAGACTCATAtgggaacccacacaggtgagaaaccgtttacttgtaaaacatgtgggaaagatttcatcTGTAATAGagaattgacagtccacatgagagtccatacag gtgagaagccgtatacttgtaaaacatgtgggaaagcttTCATACAAAGTAGtgaattgacagtccacatgagaactcacacaggtgagaagccatattcttgcaaaacatgtggaaaagcttTCAGACGTAATTGTAGCTtgttggtccacatgagaacccacacaggtgagaagccgtttatttgcaaaacatgtgggaaagatttcggacataatagtagcttgatggtccacatgagaacccacacag agctcccacagcaacatgtctgtaaggaggaggaggttcctgttgaccagcagctctgtattcaggagaggaactccagtctggaccaagaggacccagatcctccacagattaaagaggaacaggaggtactctgcaccagtcaggagggagagcagcttgtactgaagcaggagactgattcctttatgttgactcctactcatgaggaagctgaccacagtgaag CAAACAGTGACCACCAGCTCTTCTCTCACATCTCTCATGAAGCTGAGAGCCAAGATCAGAGAGGAAGCGAGCAtggagactcaggatcaactagagatgcagagccgaaatcacagaaaagacattgcaaaagcagaagtcacaGTAACAATGTAAACAACTCTAACTTGTTAGAGATTCACCGTACCACtaacacaggtaaacagtctttcagctgtgacacatgtgggaaagaatttaagtttaagttaaaattgcagagacacatgagaacccatacaggtgagaagccgttcgtttgcaaaacatgtgggaaaagattcagtCACATAACATCATTGAAGATTCATattagaacccacacaggtgagaaaccgtttacttgtaagacatgtggaaaagatttcatGCGTAAAGGTTCATTGAAAGCccacatgagaacccatacaggtgagaagccgtatacttgtaaaacatgtgggaaagcttTCATACAAAGTAGtgaattgaca AGTCATATAAGAACCCACACTGGCGAGAAGCCAtttacttgcaaaacatgtggaaaagattttgGTAGTAACAGTAATTtcttggtccacatgagaatccacacaggtgagaagccgtttacttgtaaaacatgtgggaaagatttcaaaCAAAATAGAGatttgacagtccacatgagaactcacacaggcgagaagccatattcttgcaaaacatgtggaaaagatttcatGCGTAATGTtgaattgacagtccacatgagaactcatacaggtgagaagccatattcttgcaaaacatgcggaaaaaaatatattcggAAATCAACATTGAAGAGTCATATAAGAACCCACACTGGTGAAaggccatattcttgcaaaacatgtggaaaagcttTCGGACGTAATAGTAGCTTGTTGGTCCACATGAGagtccacacaggtgagaagccatattcttgcaaaacatgtggaaaagctttcagactgaatggaaaattgaca ccgtaa
- the LOC141760504 gene encoding uncharacterized protein LOC141760504: MRTHTGEKPYTCKTCGKAFIQSSELTVHMRTHTGEKPYSCKTCGKKYIRKSTLKSHIRTHTGERPYSCKTCGKAFGRNSSLLVHMRVHTGEKPYSCKTCGKDFGSNSNFLVHMRIHTGEKPFTCKTCGKDFKQNRDLTVHMRTHTGEKPYSCKTCGKAFGHNSSLLVHMRVHTGEKPYSCKTCGKAFRLNGKLTVHMRTHTGEKPFTCKTCWKDFECNNNLMVHMRTHTGEKPYSCKTCGKRFSQASTLKSHIRTHTCEKPYSCKTCGKAFRLNGKLTIHMRNHTGEKPFTCKTCGKDFGHNSSLMVHMRTHTGEKPFTCKTCGKDFRCSSNLMVHMRRIHTGEKP; this comes from the coding sequence atgagaacccatacaggtgagaagccgtatacttgtaaaacatgtgggaaagcttTCATACAAAGTAGtgaattgacagtccacatgagaactcacacaggtgagaagccatattcttgcaaaacatgcggaaaaaaatatattcggAAATCAACATTGAAGAGTCATATAAGAACCCACACTGGTGAAaggccatattcttgcaaaacatgtggaaaagcttTCGGACGTAATAGTAGCTTGTTGGTCCACATGAGagtccacacaggtgagaagccatattcttgcaaaacatgtggaaaagattttgGTAGTAACAGTAACTtcttggtccacatgagaatccacacaggtgagaagccgtttacttgtaaaacatgtgggaaagatttcaaaCAAAATAGAGatttgacagtccacatgagaactcacacaggtgagaagccatattcttgcaaaacatgtggaaaagctttcggacataatagtagcttgttggtccacatgagagtccacacaggtgagaagccatattcttgcaaaacatgtggaaaagcttTCAGACTAAATGGaaaattgacagtccacatgagaacccacacaggtgagaagccgtttacttgtaaaacatgttggAAAGATTTCGAATGTAATAATaacttgatggtccacatgagaacccacacaggtgagaagccatattcttgcaaaacatgtgggaaaagattcagtCAGGCATCAACATTGAAGAGTCATATAAGAACCCACACatgtgagaagccatattcttgcaaaacatgtggaaaagcttTCAGACTGAATGGAAAATTGACAATCCACATGAGaaaccacacaggtgagaagccgtttacttgtaaaacctgtgggaaagatttcggacataatagtagcttgatggtccacatgagaacccacacaggtgagaagccgtttacttgtaaaacatgtgggaaagatttcagatGTAGTAGTaacttgatggtccacatgagaagaatccacactggtgagaagccgtaa
- the LOC141760503 gene encoding uncharacterized protein LOC141760503, whose product MSSVESLREFVNGRLTAAAEEIFRVLEKTIVEQEEEIDRQRRLLDIVLKPEIKLHRRELPQQHVCKEEEVPIDQQLCIQERNSSLDQEDPDPPQIKDEQEELCTSQEGEQLVLKQETDSFMLTPTHEEADNSEVQTLYLNAAEKESVVNMPVITSVVSVPNSDHQLFSHISHEAESQDQRGGEHGDSGSTRDAEPKSQKKHRKSRSHSNNVNNSNLLEIHRTTNTGKQSFKCDTCGKEFKFKLKLQRHMRTHTGEKPFVCKTCGKRFSHKTSLKIHIRTHTGEKPFTCKTCGKGFIQTSQLTVHMRTHTGEKPYSCKTCEKKFSRSSALKSHIRTHIGEKPYSCKTCGKAFIQSFELTVHMRVHTGEKPYSCETCGKTFSQTSSLKSHIRTHIGEKPYSCKTCGKDFGRNNSLLVHMRMHTGERPFTCKTCGKDFRLNGELTVHMRTHTGEKPYFCKTCEKTFTQASSLKSHMRTHTGEKPYICKTCGKAFRLNDQLTVHMRTHTGEEPFTCKTCGKHFAFNSNLLVHMKSHTGEKPYSCETCGKKFCLPQSLKTHIRTHTGEKPYICKTCGKAFRLSVQLTVHMRTHTGETPFSCKTCGKDFRLNGELTVHMRTHTGEKPYSCKTCGKDFSQASSLTVHMRTHTGEKPFICKTCGKDFGHNSSLMVHMRRIHTGEKP is encoded by the exons ATGTCTTCAGTTGAGTCTTTGAGAGAGTTTGTTAACGGgcgactaactgctgctgctgaagaaatattcagagttttagagaaaactatcgtcgagcaggaggaagagatcgATCGTCAGCGCAGACTGTTGGATATCGTGTTGAAACCCGAGAtcaagttacacaggagag agctcccacagcaacatgtctgtaaggaggaggaggttcccattgaccagcagctctgtattcaggagaggaactccagtctggaccaagaggacccagatcctccacagattaaagatgaacaggaggaactctgcaccagtcaggagggagagcagcttgtactgaagcaggagactgattcctttatgttgactcctaCTCATGAGGAAGCTGACAACAGTGAAGTTCAGACTCTTTACTTGaatgctgcagagaaagagTCTGTTGTCAACATGCCAGTTATAACCTCTGTGGTATCGGTACCAAACAGTGACCACCAGCTCTTCTCTCACATCTCTCATGAAGCTGAGAGCCAAGATCAGAGAGGAGGCGAGCAtggagactcaggatcaactagagatgcagagccgaaatcacagaaaaaacatcgcaaaagcagaagtcacaGTAACAATGTAAACAACTCTAACTTGTTAGAGATTCACCGTACCACtaacacaggtaaacagtctttcaaatgtgacacatgtgggaaagaatttaagtttaagttaaaattgcagagacacatgagaacccacacaggtgagaagccgttcgtttgcaaaacatgtgggaaaagattcagtCACAAAACATCATTGAAGATTCATattagaacccacacaggtgagaagccgtttacttgtaaaacatgtggaaaaggtttcatacaaactagtcaattgacagtccacatgagaacccatacaggtgagaagccgtattcttgcaaaacatgtgagaaaAAATTCAGTCGGTCATCAGCATTGAAGAGTCATATAAGAACCCACAttggtgagaagccatattcttgcaaaacatgtgggaaagcttTCATACAAAGTTTtgaattgacagtccacatgagagtccatacaggcgagaagccatattcttgcgaAACATGTGGGAAAACATTCAGTCAGACTTCATCATTGAAGAGTCATATAAGAACCCACAttggtgagaagccatattcttgcaaaacatgtggaaaagatttcgGACGTAACAATAGCTtgttggtccacatgagaatgCACACAGGTGAGaggccgtttacttgtaaaacatgtgggaaagatttcagacTTAATGGTGAATTGACAGTTcacatgagaactcacacaggtgagaagccgtatttttgcaaaacatgtgagaaaACATTCACTCAGGCATCATCATTGAAGAGTCatatgagaacccacacaggtgagaagccgtacatttgcaaaacatgtggaaaagctttcagactgaatgatcaattgacagtccacatgagaacccacacaggtgaggagccgtttacttgtaaaacatgtggaaaacatTTCGCATTTAATAGTAACTTGTTGGTCCACATGAAatcccacacaggtgagaaaccaTATTCTTGCgaaacatgtggaaaaaaattctGTCTGCCACAATCATTGAAGACTCACataagaacccacacaggtgagaagccgtacatttgcaaaacatgtggaaaagcttTCAGACTGAGTGttcaattgacagtccacatgagaacccacacaggtgagacgccgttttcttgtaaaacatgtgggaaagattttaGACTTAATGGtgaattgacagtccacatgagaacccatacaggcgagaagccatattcttgcaaaacatgtgggaaagatttcagtcaggcatcatcattgacagtccacatgagaacccacacaggtgagaagccgtttatttgcaaaacatgtgggaaagatttcggacataatagtagcttgatggtccacatgagaagaatccacactggtgagaagccgtaa
- the LOC141761288 gene encoding uncharacterized protein LOC141761288, with protein sequence MSCMLLVQSAEDDVVVVVRQHVCKEEEVPVDQQLCIQERNSSLDQEDPDPPQIKEEQEELCTSQEGEQLELKQETETFMLTPTHEEADHSEDQTLYLNAAEKQPVVNMPVITSVVSVANSDHQLFSHISHEAVSQDQRGGEHGDSGSTRDAELKSQKRHRKSRSHSNNVKNSNLLEIHRTTNTGKQSFSCDTCGKTFTCMSSLKIHIRTHTGEKPYSCKTCGKAFRLNGQLTVHIRTHTGEKLFTCKTCGKGFIQTSQLTVHMRTHTGEKPYSCKTCGKRFSQASTLKSHIRTHTGEKPYSCKTCGKGFIQTSQLTVHMRTHTGEKPFTCKTCGKDFRHNSNLMVHMRRIHTGEKPFTCKTCGKGFIQTSQLTVHMRTHTGEKPFTCKTCGKDFRHNSSLMVHMRRIHTGEKPFTCKTCGKGFIQTSQLTVHMRTHTAA encoded by the exons ATGAGCTGCATGCTGCTTGTTCAGTCAGCTGAAGACGATGTTGTAGTCGTAGTGCGG caacatgtctgtaaggaggaggaggttcccgttgaccagcagctctgtattcaggagaggaactccagtctggaccaagaggacccagatcctccacagattaaagaggaacaggaggaactctgcaccagtcaggagggagagcagcttgaactgaagcaggagactgagacctttatgttgactcctactcatgaggaagctgaccacagtgaagatcagactctttacttgaatgctgcagagaaacagCCTGTTGTCAACATGCCAGTTATAACTTCTGTGGTATCGGTAGCAAACAGTGATCACCAGCTCTTCTCTCACATCTCTCATGAAGCTGTGAGCCAAGATCAGAGAGGAGGCGAGCAtggagactcaggatcaactagaGATGCAGAGCTGAAGTCACAGAAAAGACATCgcaaaagcagaagtcacaGTAACAATGTAAAGAACTCTAACTTGTTAGAGATTCACCGTACCACtaacacaggtaaacagtcttTCAGCTGTGACACATGTGGGAAAACATTCACTTGCATGTCATCATTGAAGATTCATATAAGaacccacactggtgagaagccatattcttgtaaaacatgtgggaaagctttcagactgaatggtcaattgacagtccacattagaacccacacaggtgagaagctgtttacttgtaaaacatgtggaaaaggtttcatacaaactagtcaattgacagtccacatgagaacccacacaggtgagaagccatattcttgtaaaacatgtgggaaaagattcagtCAGGCATCAACATTGAAGAGTCATataagaacccacacaggtgagaagccatattcttgcaaaac atgtggaaaaggtttcatacaaactagtcaattgacagtccacatgagaacccacacaggtgagaagccgtttacttgcaaaacatgtggaaaagatttcagACATAATAGTaacttgatggtccacatgagaagaatccacactggtgagaagccgtttacttgtaaaacatgtggaaaaggtttcatacaaactagtcaattgacagtccacatgagaacccacacaggtgagaagccgtttacttgcaaaacatgtggaaaagatttcagacataatagtagcttgatggtccacatgagaagaatccacactggtgagaagccgtttacttgtaaaacatgtggaaaaggtttcatacaaactagtcaattgacagtccacatgagaacccacacag CAGCTTAA